The following DNA comes from Cellulophaga sp. HaHa_2_95.
TTGGGAGTATATCCTGTGTGCTTTTTAAAAGCAGTGTAAAATGTAGATTTAGATTTAAAACCCGCCTCTAAACCAATGGCAACAATGCTATACTTATCAAAGTCTGAATCTAGTAGCATTTGTTTGGCATCGCTAATGCGATAATCGTTAATTAAAGAACTAAAATTGGAATGAACAGAAGCACTAATTAATTGTGAAAGATAGCCAGGACTAACCTTTAGTTTTTCAGCAATCAAATCCCTACTTAATTCCGGATTTCTATATAATTTCTCTACCGTCATTAATGCGGTAAATTCCTGAAAATAGTTATTTTCAGGTTCAATAGGAGGTTTAGAACTCTCCGTAGCGCTAACGTCATTACATACTAGTTCTGGAGGTTTGCGTAATTCATGTATTTCTGATTTATCTTGAGAGAGTTTTAATTGTAGTAGTCCCCTGAATATAAGCCAATACACATAAAAGGAAACTCCCAACCACACAGGGTAGGTAATGTCACTATGTGCAATAGGGTATAGGTTATCGGGAATAAAAGTATTAATCACCCAAATGAACAATAGGCCAGCATTAAATGCCCATATATTTTTCAGCCATTTTTTTTCATCAGGACTAATCGCGCTTCTCTTAATAATAAAAAAGGAAATAGTAATCAATGTTGTATTGAATAGAATAGACGAATAAAATTCGGTTTCATATACCAGTCGGTAATAGTTGGTAATCAAGTCCCATTCTAGAAGCTGAAAATCTAATTGAACATCAATAATAGTATATAAGAGCCAGAAGAAGAAAAACGGTACGGTAAGAATCCATATTTTTTTGCTCTTCGCATAGCTGTTTTTTGTAGATTTTAAAAAGTAAATCAGCATGGGAATATAAAAGAGAAAAAGCCATGGGATATCATCTCCAAAATAATCAATGAAATAGTATTTCTCATCAAAATCTTTAGCGACCAAAAG
Coding sequences within:
- a CDS encoding AraC family transcriptional regulator, with amino-acid sequence MNLNVLEILVFVSLIQGLLFAVVLLTQKTFRVKANKYLAYSTFLLSYIGVVELLVAKDFDEKYYFIDYFGDDIPWLFLFYIPMLIYFLKSTKNSYAKSKKIWILTVPFFFFWLLYTIIDVQLDFQLLEWDLITNYYRLVYETEFYSSILFNTTLITISFFIIKRSAISPDEKKWLKNIWAFNAGLLFIWVINTFIPDNLYPIAHSDITYPVWLGVSFYVYWLIFRGLLQLKLSQDKSEIHELRKPPELVCNDVSATESSKPPIEPENNYFQEFTALMTVEKLYRNPELSRDLIAEKLKVSPGYLSQLISASVHSNFSSLINDYRISDAKQMLLDSDFDKYSIVAIGLEAGFKSKSTFYTAFKKHTGYTPNQFKALKNES